A single Rhodothermales bacterium DNA region contains:
- a CDS encoding DUF1501 domain-containing protein, protein MDLDRELRQTYGAYQTRRHFLRTCTSGLGAAALSMLAGCGQGAPDAASAMQRAARVAPKAKSVIFLHMEGAPSQLELFDFKPALARLDGQTCPPSLLEGKRFAFIEGVPKMLGPHTTFDRYGQTGSYVSNVLPHFATIVDEVAFLKAMHTDQFNHAPAQLLLYTGHARMGRPSMGSWVTYGIGSANDNLPGYVVLVSGRAEPSAGKSLWGSGFLPTVFQGVQCRSGDEPVLYMNDPPGVDRGTRRLTLDAINAINRQQYEETLDPEILTRIEQYELAFRMQVEAPDVLDVSAESEETRRLYGAEPGVSSFANNCLLARRLVESGVRFIQLFHDGWDSHGTTEYESINYGFMERCKEVDQAMTALVIDLKRRGLLDETLVVWGGEFGRTPMMENRGGVSNPYKGRDHHSEAFTMWLAGGGVKAGVTYGETDEIGYYGIDGQVHVHDLQATILHLLGLDHERLTYPFQGRDFRLTDVSGNVVEAVLA, encoded by the coding sequence ATGGATCTCGACCGCGAACTCCGCCAGACCTACGGCGCCTACCAGACGCGCCGGCATTTTCTGAGGACCTGCACCTCCGGCCTCGGCGCGGCGGCGCTGTCAATGCTGGCCGGCTGCGGCCAGGGCGCGCCCGACGCTGCGTCGGCGATGCAGAGGGCCGCCCGCGTGGCGCCGAAGGCGAAAAGCGTCATCTTCCTTCACATGGAAGGCGCGCCGTCGCAGTTGGAGCTTTTCGACTTCAAGCCGGCGCTGGCCCGCCTCGACGGGCAGACCTGCCCTCCTTCGCTGCTGGAGGGCAAACGGTTCGCCTTTATCGAGGGCGTCCCCAAAATGCTGGGCCCGCATACCACGTTCGATCGATACGGACAGACGGGCTCCTACGTATCGAACGTGCTGCCGCACTTCGCGACGATCGTCGACGAGGTCGCGTTTCTCAAGGCCATGCACACGGATCAGTTCAACCACGCGCCGGCGCAGCTGCTGCTCTATACCGGCCATGCGCGCATGGGCCGGCCGAGCATGGGGTCGTGGGTGACGTACGGGATCGGGTCGGCAAACGACAATCTGCCGGGCTACGTGGTGCTGGTGTCGGGCCGCGCCGAGCCGAGCGCCGGTAAGAGCCTCTGGGGAAGCGGATTCCTGCCGACGGTGTTTCAGGGCGTCCAGTGCCGCTCGGGCGACGAGCCGGTCCTGTACATGAACGACCCCCCCGGGGTGGATCGCGGAACGCGCCGGCTCACGCTGGACGCCATCAACGCCATCAACCGCCAGCAATACGAGGAGACGCTGGACCCCGAGATCCTGACGCGGATCGAACAGTACGAACTGGCCTTCCGGATGCAGGTGGAGGCCCCGGACGTGCTGGACGTCAGCGCGGAGTCGGAGGAGACCCGGCGGCTATACGGCGCCGAACCCGGCGTGTCGTCGTTCGCAAACAACTGCCTGCTCGCGCGCCGGCTGGTGGAAAGCGGCGTCCGGTTCATCCAGCTTTTTCACGACGGCTGGGATTCCCACGGCACCACCGAATACGAGTCGATCAACTACGGCTTCATGGAGCGGTGCAAGGAGGTCGATCAGGCCATGACCGCCCTCGTCATCGATCTGAAGCGGCGCGGACTGCTCGACGAAACGCTGGTGGTGTGGGGCGGCGAGTTCGGCCGGACGCCCATGATGGAAAACCGCGGCGGCGTATCCAATCCTTACAAGGGGCGCGACCACCACAGCGAGGCCTTTACCATGTGGCTCGCCGGCGGCGGCGTCAAGGCCGGCGTGACCTACGGGGAAACCGACGAGATCGGGTATTACGGGATCGACGGCCAGGTGCACGTCCACGACCTCCAGGCCACCATCCTGCATCTGCTGGGGCTGGATCACGAACGCCTCACCTACCCCTTCCAGGGGCGCGACTTCCGCCTGACGGATGTGAGCGGGAACGTCGTGGAAGCCGTGCTGGCGTAA
- the rbsK gene encoding ribokinase → MPRIVIVGSVNMDLVARAERLPAPGETVHGASFFMAPGGKGGNQAVAASRLGGATTLIGCVGDDLFGTSLTERLRREGVDTQHLLVAAGTPSGVALIGVDDAGENAITVVAGANGMLTPERIEALETVIAGADAVLVQLEIPLATASAALRLARRHRVMTLLDPAPAPRAPFPPALFEVDFLTPNLAEAERLSGIRIDDEASARRAADAIHRLGAGTVLITRGDAGVYVSGDGFLEIPPFHVEAVDTTACGDAFAAAFALALAENRPLEAAVRWAGAAGALAATRTGAQDAMPYREEVERMVG, encoded by the coding sequence ATGCCTCGCATCGTCATTGTCGGTTCCGTCAACATGGATCTCGTGGCCCGGGCCGAGCGGCTGCCGGCGCCGGGTGAAACGGTCCACGGCGCGTCGTTCTTTATGGCACCCGGCGGCAAGGGCGGCAACCAGGCCGTCGCCGCCAGCCGGCTGGGAGGGGCGACCACCCTCATCGGTTGCGTGGGCGACGACCTGTTCGGCACGTCGCTCACGGAGCGCCTGCGCCGCGAAGGGGTCGATACGCAGCACCTGCTCGTGGCGGCCGGCACGCCGAGCGGCGTCGCGCTGATCGGCGTGGACGACGCGGGCGAAAACGCCATCACCGTCGTCGCCGGCGCCAATGGCATGCTCACACCGGAACGGATCGAGGCGCTCGAAACGGTCATCGCCGGCGCCGATGCCGTGCTGGTGCAGCTCGAAATCCCCCTGGCCACCGCGTCGGCCGCGCTGCGCCTCGCGCGCCGCCACCGGGTCATGACCCTGCTCGACCCCGCCCCGGCGCCCCGGGCGCCGTTCCCTCCCGCGCTGTTCGAGGTCGACTTCCTGACGCCCAACCTCGCCGAGGCCGAGAGGCTGTCCGGCATCCGGATCGACGACGAGGCGTCCGCCCGCCGGGCCGCCGACGCGATCCATCGCCTCGGCGCCGGCACCGTGCTCATCACCCGGGGCGATGCCGGCGTCTATGTCTCGGGGGACGGATTCCTGGAGATCCCGCCGTTCCACGTCGAGGCCGTTGATACCACCGCCTGCGGCGACGCTTTTGCGGCCGCTTTCGCCCTGGCGCTGGCGGAGAACCGTCCGCTCGAAGCCGCCGTCCGCTGGGCCGGCGCCGCCGGTGCCCTCGCCGCTACACGCACCGGAGCACAGGATGCGATGCCGTATCGGGAAGAGGTGGAGCGTATGGTGGGTTAG
- a CDS encoding CheR family methyltransferase — MFATLDKPAAPRTPAASIRSAAPFLSIIENLTDRTHRNLSPELPEGREALATLLERAMATSPLGFRRLNYLQLLRRLHRRMRAAGESDLTAYCAMAEAHPEELSQLRRNLHVRSTRFFSDPESLFVLERYALLGLFAAGSLKGGIRILVTGSGSGEEAYSVALLLHEYARCMEQPPAIEIHAVENDETQVDVARRGRYPRALADDLSDACLAGYFTEDADGFTLLPHVRESVVFHHGVPAEDVAFDELDLIVSRNPVLLMDPVRQDELLRSCHARLRTGGYLLLGAPMSAEESSAYFDNVVASSGLYRSRELDADVPAPLTEASLTEAHQKMRTRGLLAYARYLKEELFQSEERARMTQEYLEGSHDVMADDTDALREAYAQLEQVIAASNTGLLHLDSHLRVRLYSHGLPGILDLEAGDIGRPLTDFSWPVRHTLQEMASDALRTHLPAERAVSLRERTYQIQVNPLDDPAAGAMGVVCSFIDTTTFTRSDEWVDLQRQAFDQLHDPVIVTNRALQVLFANDAASQRYGIDRQRAAGRNLSDLLQIDWPTPVERQQAHDALVETGSWVGRQVHRTLTGGAYDVETAVSMLRDAKGEEIGMMIAVRDLTYRNPLGIEALRQMISDLDARNASQSKDGAPAEATPLPELRPNRPPRERSLFR; from the coding sequence ATGTTCGCCACTCTGGACAAGCCGGCTGCCCCGCGCACGCCGGCTGCATCGATTCGATCCGCCGCCCCCTTTCTCAGCATCATTGAAAACCTGACCGACCGGACGCACCGCAACCTGTCCCCCGAGTTACCGGAAGGACGGGAGGCGCTTGCGACGCTCCTCGAGCGCGCCATGGCGACGTCGCCGCTCGGTTTCCGGCGGCTGAACTATCTCCAGCTGCTGCGGCGCCTGCATCGCCGCATGCGGGCGGCCGGCGAAAGCGACCTCACCGCATACTGCGCCATGGCCGAAGCACATCCGGAGGAATTGTCCCAGCTCCGGCGCAATCTGCATGTGCGCTCAACCCGCTTCTTCAGCGATCCCGAATCGCTGTTCGTGCTCGAACGGTACGCCCTGCTCGGCCTGTTCGCGGCAGGTTCGCTCAAGGGGGGCATTCGCATCCTCGTGACGGGCAGCGGGAGCGGTGAGGAAGCCTATTCGGTGGCCCTGCTCCTCCACGAGTACGCGCGATGCATGGAGCAACCGCCCGCGATCGAAATCCACGCCGTCGAAAACGACGAGACGCAGGTGGATGTGGCCCGCCGAGGCCGGTATCCGCGCGCCCTGGCCGACGACCTCTCGGACGCCTGTCTGGCCGGCTACTTCACCGAAGACGCGGACGGCTTCACGTTGCTACCGCACGTGCGCGAAAGCGTGGTATTTCACCACGGGGTGCCGGCCGAGGACGTGGCGTTCGACGAACTCGACCTCATCGTCAGCCGGAACCCTGTATTGCTGATGGATCCCGTCCGCCAGGATGAACTGCTGCGTTCCTGCCACGCCCGGCTGCGGACGGGCGGCTACCTCCTGCTGGGAGCTCCGATGAGCGCGGAGGAATCCTCCGCCTATTTCGACAACGTCGTCGCGTCGAGCGGACTGTATCGGAGCCGCGAGCTCGATGCGGATGTGCCCGCGCCCCTCACCGAAGCCTCCCTGACCGAGGCGCATCAAAAAATGCGGACGCGCGGCCTGCTCGCCTACGCCCGCTATCTGAAGGAAGAGCTGTTCCAGAGCGAAGAGCGGGCGCGCATGACCCAGGAATACCTCGAAGGCAGCCACGACGTGATGGCCGACGATACCGACGCGCTGCGCGAGGCGTACGCCCAGCTCGAACAGGTCATCGCCGCCAGCAACACCGGGCTGCTGCATCTGGATTCCCATCTCCGCGTGCGGCTGTATTCGCATGGGCTGCCGGGCATCCTCGATCTCGAAGCCGGCGATATCGGGCGCCCGCTCACCGACTTCTCGTGGCCTGTCCGCCATACCCTGCAGGAGATGGCATCGGACGCCCTGCGGACGCACTTGCCGGCGGAACGCGCCGTTTCGCTCCGCGAGCGGACCTATCAGATCCAGGTCAACCCGCTGGACGATCCGGCCGCCGGCGCGATGGGCGTGGTGTGCTCGTTCATCGACACGACGACTTTCACCCGTTCCGACGAGTGGGTCGATCTCCAGCGCCAGGCCTTCGATCAACTGCACGACCCGGTCATCGTGACGAACCGAGCGCTCCAGGTGCTGTTCGCCAACGACGCCGCCTCGCAGCGGTACGGCATCGACCGGCAGCGGGCCGCCGGCCGCAACCTGAGCGATCTGCTGCAGATCGACTGGCCCACGCCGGTGGAACGCCAGCAGGCCCACGACGCGCTGGTGGAAACCGGGTCGTGGGTAGGCCGGCAGGTGCACCGGACGCTGACGGGCGGCGCCTACGACGTCGAGACCGCCGTAAGCATGCTGCGCGACGCGAAAGGGGAAGAAATCGGGATGATGATCGCCGTGCGAGACCTCACGTACCGCAATCCCCTGGGTATCGAGGCGCTGAGGCAGATGATCAGCGACCTGGATGCGCGCAACGCGTCCCAGTCGAAGGACGGGGCGCCGGCCGAAGCGACGCCGCTCCCCGAGCTGCGCCCCAATCGGCCGCCGCGGGAACGGTCACTTTTCCGGTAG
- the htpX gene encoding zinc metalloprotease HtpX, with the protein MNSVRTAALMAFLIVLFALIGRGIGGSQGMTIAFVMALVMNFGSYWFSDKIVLRMYKASEVSPKEAPELFEMVDRLRQRAGLPMPKVYVIPSDQPNAFATGRNPEHAAVAVTSGIVRLLSPAELEGVIGHELAHVKNRDILTSSIAATIASAITMLARFALFFGGGDRDRNAIVNLLMLIFAPIAAMMIQMAISRSREFVADHDGAEIAGNPRALANALARLHQGAERIPMHAGNEATAHMFIVNPFFGGLGKLFATHPPMEERIERLLELERTGFQD; encoded by the coding sequence ATGAACTCCGTTCGCACCGCCGCCCTGATGGCGTTTTTGATCGTGCTGTTCGCCCTGATCGGCCGGGGCATCGGCGGCTCGCAGGGCATGACCATCGCTTTTGTCATGGCGCTCGTCATGAATTTCGGCAGCTACTGGTTCAGCGACAAGATCGTTTTGCGGATGTACAAGGCCTCGGAGGTCAGTCCGAAAGAGGCGCCTGAACTGTTCGAGATGGTCGACCGGCTGCGCCAGCGAGCCGGCCTACCCATGCCCAAGGTATACGTGATCCCGTCCGATCAGCCCAATGCCTTCGCCACCGGCCGCAACCCCGAGCACGCCGCCGTCGCCGTCACCAGCGGCATCGTGCGGCTCCTGAGCCCCGCCGAGCTCGAGGGCGTCATCGGCCACGAGCTTGCGCACGTCAAAAACAGGGATATCCTGACCTCGTCCATCGCCGCAACCATCGCGTCCGCCATTACCATGCTGGCGCGCTTCGCGCTGTTCTTCGGGGGTGGAGACCGCGACCGGAATGCGATCGTCAACCTGTTGATGCTGATCTTCGCACCGATCGCCGCCATGATGATCCAGATGGCGATCTCGCGTTCCCGGGAGTTCGTGGCCGATCACGACGGCGCCGAGATCGCCGGCAACCCCCGCGCGCTGGCCAACGCCCTCGCCCGGCTCCATCAGGGCGCGGAGCGCATCCCCATGCATGCCGGCAACGAGGCCACCGCGCACATGTTCATCGTCAATCCATTCTTCGGCGGGCTCGGCAAACTGTTCGCCACCCACCCTCCGATGGAAGAACGGATCGAACGCCTCCTCGAACTGGAGCGTACAGGATTTCAGGATTGA
- a CDS encoding CPBP family intramembrane glutamic endopeptidase: MASPNDTRTTRSPEPERPTTYLGLTRTGTYGFLSALPLILLYEVLIISANRGRSGEIRVSSEVWLKEILASMGLQSLHLLAGIVLVIGFGIVIYERQKKIPIRIRYFAGILIESSLYAVLVAMLVSEIVWRIFDPQLLPPNMILQDAVPDLWTQIALSIGAGIYEELLFRVIVVGGVYLFLHALLGFKSVAYLVAAVSGALLFSFVHYIGPLGDPFTMTSFTFRFLFGLALNILYLTRGFGVAAWTHALYDVMIVTHLLG; this comes from the coding sequence ATGGCTTCGCCGAACGATACCAGAACCACGCGCTCTCCGGAACCGGAACGGCCTACCACCTATCTGGGCCTGACGCGAACGGGCACCTACGGTTTTTTGAGCGCGCTCCCGCTCATCCTCCTCTACGAAGTGCTGATCATCAGCGCGAATCGCGGACGATCCGGGGAAATCCGGGTCAGCTCCGAAGTATGGCTGAAGGAGATCCTCGCCTCGATGGGTCTGCAAAGCCTGCACCTGCTCGCCGGCATCGTCCTCGTCATCGGCTTCGGCATCGTGATCTACGAACGCCAGAAGAAGATCCCGATCCGCATCCGGTATTTCGCCGGCATCCTCATCGAGAGCTCGCTGTACGCCGTGCTCGTGGCCATGCTCGTGTCCGAAATCGTATGGCGCATCTTCGACCCCCAGCTGCTGCCACCGAACATGATCCTCCAGGACGCGGTGCCGGATCTGTGGACCCAGATCGCCCTGTCCATCGGCGCCGGGATCTATGAGGAACTGCTCTTCCGCGTCATCGTCGTAGGCGGCGTATACCTGTTCCTGCATGCCCTGCTCGGGTTCAAGAGCGTGGCCTATCTGGTGGCCGCGGTGTCCGGTGCGCTTCTGTTCAGTTTCGTGCACTACATCGGGCCGCTCGGCGATCCGTTTACGATGACCTCGTTCACGTTTCGCTTTTTATTCGGGCTGGCGCTCAATATTCTATACCTGACCCGCGGCTTTGGCGTCGCCGCGTGGACCCACGCGCTCTACGATGTGATGATCGTGACCCACCTGCTCGGCTGA
- a CDS encoding LysM peptidoglycan-binding domain-containing protein, translating into MRFLRHLIGCSLFLIFAVSFATAQTPTTSYTVKKGDTLYSIARAHEMSVDELRSMNGLQNNTIYSGQSLKVRTPLTGPRPVLEEPRRPRPNDPVAPSPSEENTITVRTSSSRPAEPTAAAAAYTPGRGKRTYTVQPGDTYYSIGVAMGVPAYAIFALNDGDGSPLEPYQSIWVPEAPSRSSGSQGGSQTYRVRRGDTMFSIARENNITVGELRQANGLEGSQLRVDQVLKIPQGQPAAARKNQALPPVFEQGVVDVYPDTFAGRVLTSGRPYDPTRFTVSHPDLPMESIVLLTNPATGMSTFAEVSDRGPADGRFIMDISSAVARELGLSVGSRDVVQVRVVE; encoded by the coding sequence ATGCGTTTCCTCCGACACCTCATCGGCTGCTCCCTCTTCCTGATCTTCGCCGTCTCGTTCGCCACCGCGCAAACGCCGACGACGTCGTACACCGTCAAAAAGGGAGATACGCTGTACAGCATTGCCCGCGCGCACGAGATGTCGGTCGACGAGTTGCGGTCGATGAACGGCCTGCAGAACAATACCATCTATTCGGGGCAGTCGCTCAAGGTGCGCACGCCGCTCACGGGCCCGCGACCTGTGCTCGAGGAGCCGCGCCGTCCGCGCCCCAACGACCCCGTGGCGCCCTCGCCCTCCGAGGAGAACACGATAACCGTGCGCACGTCCTCTTCGCGCCCGGCCGAGCCGACCGCCGCCGCGGCCGCCTACACGCCCGGACGCGGCAAGCGGACGTATACGGTACAACCCGGCGACACGTACTACAGCATCGGCGTCGCGATGGGCGTGCCGGCGTACGCCATCTTTGCGCTCAACGACGGCGACGGGTCGCCGCTCGAGCCCTACCAGTCGATCTGGGTGCCGGAAGCCCCTTCGCGTTCATCGGGCAGCCAGGGCGGCAGCCAGACCTACCGCGTCCGACGCGGCGACACGATGTTCAGCATCGCGCGGGAAAACAACATCACCGTGGGCGAATTACGCCAGGCCAACGGACTGGAAGGCAGCCAGCTGCGCGTCGACCAGGTGCTCAAGATTCCCCAGGGACAGCCGGCAGCGGCTCGCAAGAACCAGGCGTTGCCACCCGTGTTCGAGCAGGGCGTGGTGGATGTCTACCCGGATACGTTTGCCGGGCGCGTCCTGACCAGCGGCCGCCCCTACGACCCCACGCGCTTCACGGTCAGCCATCCGGATCTTCCGATGGAATCGATCGTGTTGTTGACCAATCCGGCGACGGGCATGAGCACGTTCGCCGAAGTGAGCGATCGCGGCCCGGCCGACGGTCGTTTTATCATGGATATCTCTTCCGCCGTGGCGCGCGAACTCGGGCTGTCCGTGGGCAGCCGCGATGTCGTGCAGGTGCGGGTCGTCGAGTGA
- a CDS encoding tetratricopeptide repeat protein, translated as MSRLDSLLGFLREDPNDTFTLFAIASEFRKLGDDEQALAYFNRLAEHHPDYVGTYYHLGKLLESLHRAEEAIAVYTRGIRKAEELRDFHARAELQDALMRARGVDFDDNP; from the coding sequence ATGTCCAGGCTCGACTCGCTCCTCGGTTTCTTGCGCGAAGATCCGAACGACACCTTTACCCTCTTTGCCATCGCCTCAGAGTTTCGTAAACTGGGGGACGACGAACAGGCGCTTGCGTACTTCAACCGATTGGCGGAACATCACCCCGACTATGTGGGGACGTATTACCATCTGGGCAAGCTGCTCGAGTCGCTGCACCGTGCGGAGGAAGCCATCGCCGTGTACACCCGCGGAATTCGCAAGGCGGAGGAACTTCGGGACTTCCATGCACGTGCAGAGCTACAAGACGCGCTGATGCGCGCCCGGGGCGTCGATTTCGACGACAACCCGTAA
- a CDS encoding TPM domain-containing protein yields MLAVLALLSPARALAQRFDVLAPTGQWVTDRGDFLSPNEERLLSQKLAAYEDSTSTQIVVVTLPDLGGADPGEYATELGRRWGVGQKGQDNGVVILASRNDRKIFIATGYGIEGAIPDAVAGRIVRNIIVPAFRDGRYYDGFSRAADALILSAKGEFEAEPRSSLPDVDYLGIIFWIVIILIIVISRSSGGGRGGKRYRSRRHGNLPLIIWGSILDDAMRQGRRGGGNWGGGGWGGGGFGGGGGGFGGFGGGGGSFGGGGAGGSW; encoded by the coding sequence TTGCTCGCCGTACTGGCGCTCTTGAGCCCGGCGCGCGCCCTGGCGCAGCGCTTCGATGTGCTGGCGCCGACCGGGCAGTGGGTCACCGACCGGGGGGATTTCCTGTCGCCGAACGAAGAGCGGTTGCTGAGCCAGAAACTGGCGGCGTATGAGGATTCGACGTCGACACAGATCGTGGTCGTCACCCTGCCGGATCTCGGCGGGGCGGACCCGGGCGAGTATGCCACCGAGCTGGGCCGGCGCTGGGGTGTGGGCCAGAAAGGCCAGGATAACGGCGTCGTCATCCTCGCGTCCAGGAACGATCGAAAGATCTTTATCGCCACAGGGTACGGCATCGAGGGCGCGATCCCCGATGCCGTGGCCGGGCGCATCGTGCGCAACATCATCGTGCCGGCGTTTCGCGACGGCCGCTATTACGATGGCTTTTCGCGCGCAGCGGACGCCCTGATCCTGTCGGCGAAGGGCGAGTTCGAGGCGGAGCCCCGATCCTCCCTCCCGGATGTCGATTACCTCGGCATCATTTTCTGGATCGTCATCATCCTCATTATCGTCATCAGCCGGTCGTCCGGCGGCGGACGGGGCGGCAAGCGGTATCGCAGCCGGCGCCACGGCAACCTGCCGCTCATCATCTGGGGATCGATCCTGGACGACGCCATGCGACAGGGCCGGCGTGGCGGCGGCAACTGGGGTGGCGGCGGCTGGGGTGGCGGCGGTTTTGGAGGCGGCGGTGGCGGCTTCGGCGGATTCGGGGGCGGCGGTGGCAGCTTCGGCGGCGGCGGCGCCGGCGGAAGCTGGTGA
- a CDS encoding LemA family protein — MRSKGTLALLIIILLVAFAGCAGCGSYNSLVSLDESVATAWGNVQTQYQRRADLIPNLVNTVKGAAEFEQGTLESVTNARARATQINLSVDDLNDPDKLRAFQEAQSQLGSALGRLLAVSENYPQLRATEAFRDLQVQLEGTENRINTARRDYNNAVQSYNTTARQFPTNMIAGLFGFDRKTAFEADQGAQNAPTVQF; from the coding sequence ATGCGTAGCAAAGGCACGCTTGCTTTACTGATCATCATCCTGCTGGTCGCCTTCGCCGGTTGCGCGGGATGCGGCTCCTACAACAGTCTCGTCTCCCTCGACGAAAGCGTCGCGACGGCCTGGGGCAATGTTCAGACCCAGTACCAGCGCCGCGCTGACCTCATCCCGAACCTGGTCAATACCGTGAAGGGCGCGGCCGAATTCGAGCAGGGCACGCTCGAGTCCGTCACCAACGCCCGGGCACGCGCCACGCAGATCAACCTGAGCGTGGACGACCTCAACGATCCCGACAAACTCCGCGCCTTCCAGGAGGCCCAGTCCCAGCTGGGAAGCGCGCTCGGCCGGCTGCTCGCGGTGTCCGAAAACTACCCGCAACTGCGCGCCACCGAAGCCTTCCGCGACCTTCAGGTGCAACTGGAAGGCACGGAAAACCGCATCAATACGGCTCGCCGTGACTACAACAACGCCGTACAAAGCTATAACACCACGGCGAGACAGTTTCCGACCAACATGATCGCCGGCCTCTTCGGCTTCGACCGCAAGACCGCATTCGAGGCCGACCAGGGCGCCCAGAACGCGCCTACGGTGCAGTTTTAG
- a CDS encoding AarF/UbiB family protein, protein MLTSSNPPPVRAYSRRFRLLAVYGTALRIVMSYLGVQLAGMFRSPDWKQRRLPAVHRINARRVEQMIVRHKGLFIKVGQLISILTNFLPEDFRAGLEGLQDQIPPRPFEEIERRILLELGDTPDALFAEFERDPVASASLAQVHRARLADGRLVAVKVQHVDIEAMAKIDLRTIRNLLGLISAVFRVRGLDTQYQQLEAMIAEELDFEQEARNIEQIAACFTADPRTHFPTVVHERSSRRILTTEFIEGVKVTHLAALDALGIDRASLAEHIVRVYCQMIFTDGIYHADPHPGNILVRPDGSVVFLDFGAVATLSPEMKAGIPEFLSGALSRDPERITRALRQMGFIAHGHGDAEATARRLIDYVHEQFLSDLPLEALHLDHINAENALESKMEMIADLRRMNISIRELTSTFQVPKDWMLLERTMLLLLGLCTHLHPSMNPMTIIQPYLEEVVLGKDRDWTAFVGAMVRDVARTALSIPDEMHRLLVRANQGELEVRIKGLRQTTNLVYALGHQFLFGMLALGAGALAFNARSGGDPAWTYAWLGIAVACAALMAGTYLSARKWLRD, encoded by the coding sequence GTGCTCACCTCCTCGAACCCTCCTCCCGTCCGCGCCTATTCCCGGCGCTTTCGGCTGCTGGCCGTCTACGGCACGGCGCTGCGCATCGTGATGAGCTACCTGGGCGTCCAGCTCGCCGGCATGTTCCGGAGCCCCGACTGGAAGCAGCGGCGGCTGCCCGCGGTGCACCGGATCAATGCCCGGCGAGTCGAGCAGATGATCGTCCGCCACAAGGGCCTGTTCATCAAGGTCGGGCAGCTGATCAGCATCCTCACGAACTTCCTGCCGGAAGATTTTCGCGCCGGCCTCGAAGGGCTGCAGGACCAGATCCCGCCGCGTCCGTTCGAGGAAATTGAACGGCGCATCCTGCTCGAACTCGGGGACACCCCCGATGCGCTCTTCGCCGAATTCGAGCGGGACCCGGTCGCGAGCGCCTCGCTTGCGCAGGTCCACCGCGCCCGCCTCGCCGACGGCCGGCTCGTCGCCGTGAAGGTGCAGCATGTCGACATCGAGGCGATGGCGAAGATCGACCTGCGCACGATTCGCAACCTGCTCGGCCTCATCAGCGCCGTGTTTCGCGTCCGCGGGCTGGACACGCAGTACCAACAGCTGGAAGCGATGATCGCGGAGGAGCTCGACTTCGAGCAGGAGGCCCGCAACATCGAGCAGATCGCCGCTTGTTTCACGGCCGATCCGCGGACCCACTTCCCCACCGTCGTCCACGAGCGGTCGAGCCGGCGCATCCTCACCACCGAGTTCATCGAGGGGGTCAAGGTCACCCACCTCGCCGCGCTGGACGCGCTGGGCATCGACCGCGCGTCGCTCGCCGAACACATCGTCCGCGTGTATTGCCAGATGATCTTCACCGACGGCATCTACCACGCGGATCCGCATCCCGGCAACATCCTGGTGCGGCCGGATGGGAGCGTCGTTTTTCTCGATTTTGGCGCCGTGGCCACGCTGTCGCCGGAGATGAAAGCCGGCATTCCGGAGTTCCTCTCCGGCGCCCTGAGCCGCGACCCGGAACGCATCACCCGGGCGCTACGGCAGATGGGCTTTATCGCGCACGGGCATGGCGATGCCGAAGCGACCGCGCGCCGGCTGATCGACTACGTACACGAGCAGTTTCTGTCCGATCTCCCGCTCGAGGCGCTCCACCTGGACCACATCAACGCCGAAAACGCGCTGGAATCGAAGATGGAAATGATCGCCGATCTGCGGCGCATGAATATCTCGATCCGCGAGCTGACGAGCACCTTCCAGGTGCCCAAGGACTGGATGCTCCTCGAACGCACCATGTTGCTGCTGCTCGGGCTCTGTACCCACCTGCATCCCTCCATGAACCCGATGACGATCATCCAGCCCTATCTGGAGGAAGTCGTCCTCGGCAAGGACCGCGACTGGACCGCCTTCGTCGGCGCCATGGTCAGGGATGTGGCGCGCACCGCGCTCTCCATCCCCGACGAAATGCACCGGCTGCTGGTGCGCGCCAACCAGGGCGAACTCGAGGTGCGGATCAAGGGGCTGCGGCAAACCACCAACCTGGTCTATGCCCTCGGCCACCAGTTTCTGTTCGGGATGCTGGCGCTCGGCGCCGGCGCGCTCGCCTTCAACGCCCGCTCCGGCGGCGACCCCGCCTGGACGTACGCGTGGCTCGGCATCGCCGTCGCCTGCGCCGCGCTGATGGCCGGCACGTACCTCTCCGCCCGGAAGTGGCTGCGGGACTGA